Proteins encoded in a region of the Diadema setosum chromosome 7, eeDiaSeto1, whole genome shotgun sequence genome:
- the LOC140230547 gene encoding ADAMTS-like protein 5 → MVIFYDSDSSPRFHSRLTRAEMDKFLRPRGGSLSLFCILLCLLFILSARGEDYEKSDDKPSPGLISVSRTLTLRRHRARRSLTSVWSSWGRWSACSRTCGGGSSFRTRHCMSRIPMRYMTRALACPGSSREYRSCNTKDCPYGALDYRSVQCSVFNLKDSRDRLIREWLPVYNSQGECELVCHTSDGAYMYTFGRVLDGTRCRFTDQDMCIAGKCVKVGCDGELYSNRTLDVCGVCGGRNDTCGYVRKIYTDAYPVRGYHTYSKIASIPAGATNIRIKDRSGLNYIALEDEENNFILNGDWSISWPGDYQAAGTSFRYERGSNGLENVVAAGPLDKPVNVLIIFRERNPGVEFEYFLPPKGKTETEKNSVNYNNEIQMLPFMPGLANSPEKRKFGAIEPRKKPSELFVNDFLMCSRLSSSSTEKCGKCKRVKGRAEHFCRGSFALLVEVVDQSTIGGETRYDVDIEVTFKNNIHLNHREYLWVPNACPCPKLRTGGRYIVTGSRVSSPETGESRLVLEREDMVVKYKPRLRESWDRLQSREQKVCAKYT, encoded by the exons ATGGTCATATTTTACGACAGCGATTCGTCACCCAGATTCCACAGCAGGCTGACAAG AGCAGAGATGGACAAATTCCTTCGACCAAGGGGCGGCAGTCTGAGCCTCTTCTGCATTCTTCTATGTCTGCTATTCATTCTGTCAGCAAGGGGCGAAGACTATGAGAAG TCCGACGATAAACCTTCTCCAGGTCTCATCAGTGTGTCCAGGACATTGACGCTGAGGCGACATCGAGCGAGGAGGTCATTGACGAGTGTGTGGTCGTCGTGGGGAAGATGGTCAGCGTGTTCTCGGACGTGTGGTGGCGGATCGTCCTTCCGAACTCGGCACTGCATGAGCAG gattcCGATGCGATACATGACCAGAGCACTGGCCTGTCCCGGATCAAGCCGAGAATACAGATCGTGTAATACCAAG GATTGTCCATATGGTGCCCTAGACTACCGGTCCGTCCAGTGCTCTGTGTTCAATCTGAAAGACTCGAGGGATAGGTTAATCCGAGAATGGCTGCCCGTCTACAACT CTCAAGGGGAATGTGAGTTGGTATGCCACACGTCTGAtggagcatacatgtacacatttggAAGAGTACTCGATGGGACCCGTTGCCGATTTACGGATCAAGACATGTGCATCGCTGGTAAATGTGTT AAAGTAGGATGCGATGGAGAGTTGTACTCTAATCGAACACTTGACGTGTGTGGGGTTTGTGGAGGTCGCAACGATACGTGTGGCTACGTGCGAAAAATCTACACGGATGCATATCCTGTGAGAG GTTATCATACCTACAGCAAGATTGCTTCAATACCTGCAGGAGCTACAAACATCAGGATCAAAGACAGGAGTGGTCTGAATTATATAG CTCTGGAAGACGAGGagaataatttcattttgaatggaGACTGGTCAATCAGCTGGCCGGGAGACTACCAGGCAGCCGGTACGTCATTTCGCTACGAGAGAGGGAGCAACGGACTGGAGAATGTGGTAGCAGCGGGTCCGCTCGACAAGCCTGTCAACGTTTTG ATAATCTTTCGAGAGCGGAATCCTGGAGTTGAATTCGAGTATTTCCTGCCGCCGAAAGGAAAGACGGAGACGGAAAAAAACAGCGTCAACTACAACAATGAAATCCAAATGCTGCCTTTTATGCCAGGGTTGGCAAACTCGCCTGAAAAGAGGAAATTCGGCGCCATAG AGCCCCGAAAGAAGCCG AGTGAGTTATTTGTAAACGATTTTCTAATGTGTTCTCGTCTTTCATCATCCTCGACAGAAAAATGTGGTAAATGTAAACGAGTGAAAGGTCGTGCAGAACACTTCTGCAGGGGTTCATTTG CTCTCTTAGTCGAAGTCGTCGACCAGTCCACCATCGGCGGAGAAACGCGCTATGATGTCGACATCGAGGTGACCTTCAAAAACAACATCCACCTAAACCACCGAGAGTATCTATGGGTCCCCAACGCTTGCCCCTGCCCCAAGCTACGGACGGGAGGTCGGTACATTGTGACTGGTAGCCGGGTGAGTAGCCCGGAGACAGGCGAGAGTAGACTGGTACTCGAACGGGAGGATATGGTGGTGAAATACAAACCAAGACTGCGAGAATCGTGGGATCGTCTACAGTCCAGGGAACAAAAGGTGTGTGCCAAGTACACGTGA